In a genomic window of Aggregatimonas sangjinii:
- a CDS encoding UxaA family hydrolase, translating to MSKSYLQIDRSDNNVVALRNLAAGTVATIANQTVVLQENIKAKHKFSLNDFNVGDAILMYGVLIGRAIAHIPKGSAITTANVSHTTAQFNDAEETYKWAPPNVSKWQDRTFNGYHRTDGSVGTANHWLVIPLVFCDNRNVDVLKAALLNALHN from the coding sequence ATGTCCAAAAGTTATTTGCAGATCGATCGTTCAGACAACAATGTCGTGGCGTTGCGTAATCTTGCCGCCGGAACGGTCGCTACCATCGCAAATCAGACGGTTGTTCTACAAGAAAACATCAAGGCGAAGCACAAATTTTCACTCAACGATTTTAATGTTGGCGACGCTATTCTAATGTACGGGGTATTGATAGGGAGAGCAATAGCGCATATTCCCAAAGGAAGTGCTATTACCACAGCGAACGTAAGCCATACAACCGCGCAATTCAATGACGCTGAAGAAACCTACAAATGGGCCCCGCCCAATGTGAGCAAATGGCAAGACCGGACTTTTAACGGCTATCACAGAACTGATGGAAGCGTCGGTACCGCCAACCACTGGTTGGTCATTCCGCTTGTTTTTTGTGACAACAGAAATGTAGATGTGCTCAAAGCCGCCTTGTTGAACGCGCTTCATAATTAA
- a CDS encoding pirin family protein, which produces MSNITTVIPERAADIGNFKVGRLLPFRKKRMVGPFVFIDHMGPANMSEDENLDVGPHPHIGLSTLTFLFEGSIVHKDSIGTEIEINPGAVNWMTAGKGVVHSERTPERLRAKKKSLHGLQIWVALPKELEQMEPSFHHTEADKLPTWEEDGLTYKLIAGKVFGKESPVPVHSALFFIEIKSTKRQVVDCGGELFGESGLYILKGAMYSEGHTYEPKQLLVAKEATLCAFEMAANSTIYIFGGKPFPEGRTIHWNFVSSDKALIDKARKDWVAQKFPKVPGETEFVPLPE; this is translated from the coding sequence ATGTCAAATATCACAACGGTAATACCGGAAAGAGCAGCGGATATCGGCAACTTTAAAGTAGGCCGCCTACTGCCTTTTAGAAAAAAAAGAATGGTAGGGCCTTTTGTATTTATAGACCATATGGGTCCCGCAAATATGTCTGAAGATGAAAATTTAGATGTCGGGCCTCACCCACATATCGGACTTTCCACGTTGACTTTTCTTTTTGAAGGGAGCATTGTCCATAAGGATAGCATAGGTACGGAAATCGAAATTAATCCTGGCGCGGTAAACTGGATGACCGCTGGTAAAGGCGTAGTGCATTCAGAACGTACGCCAGAACGATTACGAGCTAAGAAGAAATCGCTTCACGGATTACAGATTTGGGTTGCATTGCCTAAAGAGCTTGAACAAATGGAGCCTTCGTTTCACCATACGGAAGCGGATAAATTACCGACTTGGGAAGAAGATGGCCTAACATATAAGCTGATTGCAGGAAAAGTATTTGGAAAAGAATCACCTGTTCCCGTACACAGCGCCTTGTTTTTTATAGAAATTAAAAGTACCAAAAGGCAGGTGGTAGACTGTGGTGGAGAGTTGTTTGGTGAAAGCGGTCTTTATATATTGAAAGGTGCGATGTATAGTGAAGGGCATACCTATGAGCCGAAACAATTATTAGTGGCCAAAGAAGCAACACTTTGCGCTTTTGAAATGGCGGCCAACTCAACCATTTACATCTTCGGTGGAAAACCGTTTCCTGAAGGAAGAACGATACATTGGAATTTTGTATCTTCCGACAAGGCCCTTATCGATAAAGCGCGTAAAGATTGGGTAGCGCAAAAGTTTCCTAAAGTTCCTGGAGAAACTGAGTTTGTGCCATTGCCGGAATAA
- a CDS encoding vanadium-dependent haloperoxidase produces MRHLHPNKNPKYLLLISCILWSTCSMALFAQSGKRVYRPFLFSLKVEEVTRSVPDIKTEIETIVSAQELVNDSLLQEARYWNSAYPSYRWHQIMVEAGKRTKGHKNGGRMAILHLAIYDALAEVWKHKQGKERLAPFQEHSQIEKWGSPVGYSSYICEYSAVAAAAQRVIGYYFPEEQAFLDNKLKQFKKARLRSGLQYPNDIEMGMAIGANIAEKYIGYAKTDRTDKVWNGAVPDDKTLWSGKPGKWDPMKRQWKPFTLLSADQFRPAPPPSDWSSEMEELRQFNKNHQSSDIAWKWKSEPVWDLLLERKILEYGLDPFQAAQASALFHTARFDATIAAWDGKYHFWGIRPFQYDPDFKPILIETPNFPGYPAGHTTVAGALSTTLTHLFPLDAPYFQELAIECSESRFEGGVHFRTDNEVGLKVGEKVGRQVIEKFLE; encoded by the coding sequence ATGCGTCATCTGCATCCGAATAAAAATCCCAAGTATTTATTACTCATAAGTTGTATCCTCTGGTCTACGTGTTCAATGGCTCTTTTTGCACAATCCGGAAAGAGGGTCTACCGTCCGTTTTTGTTCTCCTTGAAAGTCGAGGAAGTGACCAGATCCGTACCCGATATCAAGACGGAAATCGAAACCATTGTTTCCGCGCAAGAACTTGTAAACGATAGTTTGCTGCAAGAAGCGCGTTACTGGAACTCGGCCTACCCCTCGTATCGCTGGCACCAAATCATGGTTGAAGCGGGCAAACGCACCAAAGGCCATAAAAACGGAGGTCGTATGGCCATACTCCACTTGGCAATTTACGATGCCTTGGCCGAAGTGTGGAAACATAAGCAGGGCAAAGAACGATTGGCCCCGTTTCAAGAACATTCCCAGATTGAAAAATGGGGAAGTCCTGTGGGCTATTCCTCATATATCTGTGAATATAGTGCCGTAGCGGCAGCGGCGCAGCGGGTTATCGGTTATTATTTCCCAGAAGAACAAGCGTTTTTAGATAATAAATTAAAGCAATTTAAAAAAGCACGTTTACGTTCGGGATTACAGTACCCTAATGATATAGAGATGGGAATGGCCATTGGCGCGAACATCGCAGAAAAATACATCGGTTATGCAAAAACCGACCGCACGGATAAGGTATGGAATGGTGCTGTACCTGATGACAAAACCTTATGGAGCGGTAAACCCGGTAAATGGGATCCGATGAAGCGACAATGGAAACCTTTTACCTTACTATCGGCCGATCAGTTCAGACCAGCGCCGCCACCTTCTGATTGGTCATCGGAAATGGAAGAGCTTCGTCAATTCAACAAAAACCACCAAAGTAGTGATATTGCCTGGAAATGGAAAAGTGAACCCGTTTGGGACTTATTATTAGAGCGGAAAATACTTGAATATGGCCTTGATCCGTTTCAAGCCGCCCAAGCCAGTGCTCTTTTTCATACCGCACGTTTCGATGCAACAATTGCAGCGTGGGATGGAAAATACCACTTTTGGGGCATCCGTCCGTTTCAATATGACCCAGATTTCAAGCCTATCCTTATCGAGACTCCTAATTTTCCGGGCTATCCGGCTGGGCATACTACCGTGGCGGGAGCGTTGTCGACTACATTGACACACCTCTTTCCTTTAGATGCCCCCTATTTTCAGGAACTGGCGATAGAATGTTCCGAATCGCGTTTTGAAGGCGGTGTTCATTTTAGAACCGACAATGAAGTGGGGCTCAAAGTCGGCGAAAAGGTAGGACGGCAGGTTATTGAGAAATTTTTGGAATAA
- the yiaK gene encoding 3-dehydro-L-gulonate 2-dehydrogenase has protein sequence MAIVTHERLLEVLKQLLSDTGFSESEAALCAKIFADSTVDGYHSHGVNRFEAFLSTITDGYVQLGVKPERELALGSFERWNGKLGPGPLIADFCTKRAIALAKESGMGCVALQNGSHWMRGGTYGWQAAEAGCIALCFTNTCPNMPSWGAKEANTGNNPVIVSVPRAEGHIVLDMALSQFSYGKMERLVLNGEALPFPGGYNAEGELTNDPKAILDSQRLLPTGYWKGSGLSILVDLLVTLLSSGRSTAKIGEMEVEYGLSQVFICFDAKQMNGEGRHKALVDEIIRHVMNVAPAKEGGSVDYPGSRTVKRREKHMKEGIPIHDEVWDALLERVS, from the coding sequence ATGGCAATAGTTACTCATGAAAGATTACTGGAAGTATTGAAACAACTGCTTTCAGATACTGGATTTTCCGAATCGGAAGCCGCGTTGTGCGCCAAGATATTTGCCGATTCTACCGTAGACGGCTATCATTCCCATGGCGTAAACCGATTTGAAGCATTTTTGAGCACCATAACGGATGGTTATGTACAACTAGGTGTGAAACCGGAAAGGGAATTGGCCTTGGGTAGCTTTGAACGCTGGAATGGCAAATTGGGCCCCGGTCCATTAATCGCCGACTTTTGTACCAAACGGGCGATAGCGTTGGCCAAAGAATCGGGTATGGGATGCGTGGCGCTTCAAAATGGAAGTCATTGGATGCGTGGCGGCACATACGGTTGGCAAGCTGCGGAAGCCGGATGTATAGCCCTATGTTTTACCAATACATGCCCCAATATGCCCTCATGGGGCGCAAAAGAGGCCAACACGGGCAACAACCCCGTTATCGTATCGGTTCCCAGAGCAGAAGGACACATCGTTCTCGATATGGCATTATCGCAATTCTCTTATGGAAAAATGGAGCGGTTGGTCCTCAACGGGGAGGCGCTTCCCTTTCCCGGAGGGTACAATGCCGAGGGAGAATTGACGAACGACCCGAAAGCAATATTGGATTCCCAACGATTACTGCCAACGGGCTATTGGAAAGGATCGGGGCTTTCCATTTTGGTCGATTTATTGGTGACCTTACTTTCTTCAGGGAGGTCGACCGCCAAAATAGGTGAAATGGAGGTGGAGTACGGATTGTCTCAAGTATTCATTTGTTTTGACGCCAAGCAAATGAACGGTGAGGGTAGGCATAAGGCATTGGTCGATGAAATCATACGTCATGTGATGAATGTGGCACCCGCAAAGGAAGGTGGCTCGGTCGACTATCCTGGAAGCCGAACGGTAAAAAGAAGGGAGAAACACATGAAAGAAGGTATTCCTATTCACGATGAAGTTTGGGATGCCCTTTTGGAAAGGGTTTCCTAA
- a CDS encoding putative zinc-binding metallopeptidase, whose protein sequence is MKVFQCGNCNHPLYFENNVCENCGHSCGYRENDRKMLTFDSSSSVMISDREKIEYKYCKNKAHGVCNWVLEKTSKKEYCPACQLNRTIPNLSDKENFLKWKNLEVAKHRLIYQLLKIGLDLPSKMSSDEGLCFDFIAKGGNPNIMTGHANGVITILLREADSVLREQIRKQLQEPYRTLIGHLRHEVGHYFWERLVLRKKNVLAEFREIFGDERVSYTEALRSYYAKGAPQDWSDSYISKYATSHPWEDWAETWAHYLHIMDMVETAHFFRLKVNPNKNTKNLKTRVSFDPYIKEDFQAIVNTCVPLSFAVNSINRAMGIPDVYPFVINMGVVKKMKFIHNILLSKR, encoded by the coding sequence ATGAAAGTCTTTCAATGTGGCAACTGCAATCATCCGTTGTATTTTGAAAACAATGTATGCGAAAACTGCGGTCATTCCTGTGGCTATCGCGAAAATGACCGTAAAATGCTCACGTTCGATTCCTCGTCTTCGGTCATGATTTCCGACCGGGAAAAAATCGAATATAAATACTGTAAAAACAAAGCGCATGGGGTTTGTAATTGGGTTTTGGAAAAAACAAGCAAAAAAGAATATTGTCCTGCTTGCCAACTGAATCGAACTATTCCCAATCTTTCCGATAAGGAGAATTTTTTAAAATGGAAAAACTTGGAGGTGGCGAAACATCGACTCATCTATCAACTCCTTAAAATCGGACTGGATTTGCCAAGCAAGATGAGCAGCGATGAAGGCTTGTGTTTTGACTTTATCGCTAAAGGAGGTAATCCCAACATTATGACGGGGCATGCAAATGGGGTCATCACCATTTTGCTCCGAGAAGCAGATTCCGTGTTGAGGGAGCAGATTAGAAAACAACTACAGGAACCGTACCGCACATTGATCGGCCATCTAAGACACGAAGTGGGCCACTACTTCTGGGAGCGATTGGTTTTAAGAAAAAAGAATGTGCTAGCGGAGTTTAGGGAGATTTTCGGCGATGAACGCGTGAGCTATACCGAAGCCCTGCGGTCTTATTATGCTAAGGGTGCACCACAAGATTGGAGCGATTCGTATATCAGCAAATATGCAACATCGCACCCATGGGAAGATTGGGCGGAGACCTGGGCGCATTATCTTCATATTATGGATATGGTAGAGACGGCCCATTTCTTTCGTTTGAAGGTAAATCCGAATAAGAATACGAAAAATTTGAAGACTAGGGTATCTTTCGACCCCTACATTAAGGAAGACTTCCAGGCCATTGTCAATACCTGTGTTCCTCTTTCCTTTGCCGTAAACAGTATTAATCGGGCCATGGGAATACCCGATGTATATCCATTTGTTATAAATATGGGAGTTGTTAAAAAAATGAAGTTTATCCATAATATATTATTGTCGAAACGCTGA
- a CDS encoding trehalose-6-phosphate synthase, translating into MENNKKAVYIASSANIMKVAKDKITKEWKADQKSGGGVAPGINDAIPTEGYKKNYWLGIMEAPEGFDPENDPDKAKAAIRSYEEKNNIPEGQNEFIFVEKETFDEFYKGATNGITWPLIHSMPEKIDPNRDLNSHTPVDWEFTETLLKKINSDINDDDKPEIKNYNDVVVWVHDYHVFQVPGMLKEAIQNQNDYYTKVEYNASQGEEPAALEKEKIVGEAIEGNINVSFFHHETWANIAPGREPEGYDPEKSKVFYMGKADASEERIATMNDRFKDILTKLVDSDSIGFHTQLDSNNFVQTIENFGIAANTKELEHIKNKCYVNPIGIPKARLEREFNERVPVLKTGLENTEQKETDFVKNLKQNHKAVVDSLDYMKERIGSISESEDHREILNKTLLDDKADIATKLNNIRANAANEDIKNNIAEIQAKIDLIDVLAAISEKKLNNPEKVEALLQKAEMAGLQNSVTAIWGSEENESQKIRKLKILGKGINPGAALQELSQKATTNEQTEKDLLSIKANIATYDTNAKVFESIKANPSKLINKMSEAAQKIEKGNASLHDYQTVMEKAYFNSEKVHIASVQRFDYTKGIEPSLNAYRDFLREKASTGVSNPGETYQFNLVTGAGRSSPIKAYDEYQQLVENQIKEINEEFPGAVYHYQQGIANAEMTVFDAMNDLQMATSIKDGYILSVGEMIDARNRALNHPDVETLLTHKASGAIISTGAGIAEDLGGLERKSRFESLSLEEPKANILLKALHRQTDNIDTLRGQQKTIDSMDQRTDLNESEKNDLIKLKTNVEANSGDYQKMVAAITDADTKFGNTAFAKIGESSKKNTANQEQADIFSKEPIKNYIVTDNDGTMTSFVPLERKDEAGPTKEALEKLRQYSFDNPDTGIAILSGRKNGELNNFYKEAMRPDTEGRRPKIVLASENGAFMQFKPIDSNSGDISVSNNRMHALAKPLEQELKDEIIKMMGTAAGNHFTTDSNDTAKHLWIKAEVKKYGFTAHYREPRKTDSPETDADNLKLFEAIKSEIKAGLKQIGEANEMEVHLGATNSYTIERVSKGTTLEDLANNTEKIQQLFQTQGLVTEKPLSMSYSGDDTGDRPALTKLNEKLAAGELKGYTSRPNNLTPYDPEPREPNGPEEVFVPDTFYILGSNEKTAQQMHQENFMDKEAFNSLNDLRESLSNAALMPGQNEGELPPIVLLDSDAILIQKPKEYPAERLANFASDFKGKVVLVADEQHNENLERLAREHKNLNVVTPSGKFYQPASWSYKTIGQGFEKAKDSNKVISTDPVRASEIQFLRAVQTLFNVQQTQLLTKQEQPKVSSFLSELANSPSRGDGRITPAAKSLKKENKPKMKRAWK; encoded by the coding sequence ATGGAAAATAACAAAAAAGCCGTTTACATCGCCTCTAGTGCGAACATCATGAAAGTTGCAAAGGACAAGATTACCAAGGAATGGAAGGCCGACCAAAAATCCGGCGGTGGTGTAGCACCGGGCATCAATGATGCGATACCAACCGAAGGGTACAAGAAGAATTATTGGTTAGGCATCATGGAGGCACCTGAAGGTTTCGATCCAGAGAATGATCCTGATAAGGCAAAGGCCGCTATTCGATCTTATGAAGAAAAAAATAATATCCCGGAAGGTCAAAATGAATTTATTTTTGTCGAAAAAGAAACCTTTGACGAATTTTACAAAGGGGCTACGAATGGCATTACCTGGCCATTGATACACAGCATGCCCGAAAAAATAGACCCTAACAGGGATTTAAACTCCCACACCCCGGTAGATTGGGAATTTACCGAAACCCTCTTGAAAAAAATCAACTCGGACATCAATGATGACGACAAACCCGAAATAAAAAATTACAACGACGTGGTTGTGTGGGTACATGACTACCATGTTTTTCAGGTACCGGGAATGTTAAAAGAGGCCATTCAGAATCAAAACGATTATTATACAAAAGTAGAATACAACGCTAGCCAAGGCGAAGAACCTGCAGCCTTAGAAAAGGAAAAAATTGTCGGAGAAGCGATTGAAGGAAATATAAACGTCTCCTTTTTTCATCACGAAACCTGGGCCAATATTGCCCCGGGAAGAGAACCGGAAGGTTATGACCCTGAAAAATCGAAAGTCTTCTATATGGGTAAAGCCGACGCTTCCGAGGAAAGAATCGCTACTATGAACGATCGTTTCAAAGATATACTTACAAAATTGGTCGATTCGGATAGTATTGGCTTTCATACACAACTAGATTCGAATAATTTTGTCCAGACCATTGAAAATTTCGGTATCGCTGCCAACACAAAAGAACTGGAGCATATAAAGAATAAATGCTATGTCAACCCTATCGGAATACCGAAAGCCAGGCTCGAGAGAGAATTTAATGAAAGGGTACCGGTTTTAAAAACCGGGTTAGAGAATACCGAACAAAAAGAAACGGATTTTGTTAAGAATCTTAAGCAGAACCATAAGGCAGTAGTTGATAGTCTTGACTATATGAAGGAAAGGATAGGGTCGATTTCCGAATCCGAAGACCATCGCGAAATACTGAATAAGACATTGCTAGACGATAAAGCTGATATAGCAACAAAATTAAATAACATCAGGGCCAACGCAGCTAATGAAGACATCAAAAATAATATAGCCGAAATACAGGCCAAAATCGATCTTATAGATGTACTAGCCGCAATCTCGGAAAAAAAGCTGAACAATCCTGAAAAGGTTGAAGCACTTCTACAAAAAGCCGAAATGGCAGGCTTGCAAAATAGTGTCACTGCGATTTGGGGTAGCGAAGAAAATGAATCCCAAAAAATTAGAAAGTTGAAAATTCTTGGCAAGGGAATAAATCCCGGGGCAGCCTTACAAGAGCTATCACAAAAAGCCACAACAAACGAACAAACTGAAAAGGATTTACTCAGTATTAAGGCGAATATTGCAACCTACGACACGAATGCAAAGGTTTTCGAAAGTATTAAAGCGAACCCAAGTAAATTAATCAATAAAATGAGCGAGGCAGCGCAAAAAATAGAAAAAGGAAACGCCTCCCTTCACGACTATCAGACCGTGATGGAAAAGGCGTATTTTAATTCGGAAAAAGTGCATATTGCTTCGGTTCAACGCTTTGATTATACGAAAGGTATCGAACCCTCCTTAAATGCATATCGAGATTTTTTAAGGGAAAAAGCTAGTACGGGAGTGAGCAACCCGGGCGAAACCTATCAATTTAATCTGGTTACAGGAGCTGGAAGATCGTCCCCGATAAAAGCATATGACGAGTACCAACAATTGGTCGAGAACCAGATCAAAGAAATAAATGAAGAATTTCCGGGAGCGGTATATCACTACCAACAAGGAATCGCCAACGCGGAGATGACGGTTTTCGATGCGATGAACGACCTTCAAATGGCCACCTCCATAAAAGATGGTTACATTTTATCGGTCGGAGAAATGATAGATGCCAGAAATCGGGCATTGAACCATCCCGATGTGGAAACACTCCTAACGCATAAAGCTTCAGGAGCGATAATAAGTACAGGTGCGGGCATTGCAGAAGACCTTGGAGGATTGGAACGAAAATCCCGCTTTGAGAGCCTTTCGTTAGAAGAACCAAAAGCCAATATACTATTAAAAGCCTTGCACAGGCAAACCGATAACATAGATACGCTTAGAGGGCAGCAGAAAACAATCGATAGTATGGATCAGCGTACTGATTTGAATGAATCAGAAAAAAACGATCTGATAAAGCTAAAAACCAATGTAGAGGCGAATTCAGGGGATTATCAAAAAATGGTAGCGGCTATTACCGATGCAGATACAAAATTTGGTAATACGGCTTTTGCTAAAATAGGGGAATCAAGCAAAAAAAACACAGCTAACCAGGAGCAAGCGGATATTTTCAGCAAAGAACCTATCAAAAACTATATCGTTACCGACAATGATGGCACTATGACCTCCTTTGTACCATTAGAGCGCAAAGACGAGGCCGGGCCAACGAAAGAGGCGCTGGAAAAATTAAGGCAGTACAGTTTTGATAATCCCGATACTGGTATCGCTATCCTTTCTGGTCGAAAAAACGGGGAATTAAACAATTTTTATAAAGAGGCCATGCGACCCGACACCGAAGGTAGAAGACCAAAAATAGTACTGGCTTCGGAAAATGGTGCCTTTATGCAGTTTAAACCTATCGACTCGAACTCTGGGGATATTTCGGTGTCCAATAATAGAATGCATGCGTTAGCTAAACCCTTGGAACAAGAACTAAAAGATGAAATAATCAAGATGATGGGCACCGCTGCGGGAAATCATTTTACTACCGATTCAAATGATACGGCGAAACATCTATGGATCAAAGCAGAAGTAAAGAAATACGGCTTTACGGCACACTATCGGGAACCTCGAAAAACGGATAGCCCCGAAACCGATGCCGATAATTTGAAGCTTTTCGAAGCAATAAAATCTGAAATCAAAGCCGGTTTAAAACAAATCGGAGAGGCTAATGAAATGGAAGTGCATTTGGGTGCGACAAACTCCTATACCATTGAACGGGTATCTAAGGGCACAACTTTAGAAGATCTCGCCAATAATACGGAGAAAATTCAGCAATTGTTTCAAACGCAAGGTTTGGTTACAGAGAAACCGCTCTCAATGAGTTATTCCGGCGATGATACGGGCGACCGACCTGCGCTTACGAAACTGAACGAAAAGCTTGCTGCCGGAGAATTGAAAGGCTACACTTCCCGACCGAATAATCTAACGCCTTATGACCCGGAGCCCCGAGAGCCAAACGGACCGGAAGAAGTATTTGTACCCGATACCTTTTATATTTTAGGTAGCAATGAGAAGACCGCCCAGCAAATGCATCAGGAGAATTTTATGGACAAAGAGGCATTTAACAGTTTAAACGATTTAAGGGAAAGTCTTAGCAATGCAGCTTTAATGCCTGGTCAAAACGAGGGTGAACTACCACCAATCGTTTTACTCGACTCTGATGCGATTCTCATTCAAAAACCCAAAGAATATCCGGCAGAGCGTTTGGCGAACTTTGCTTCTGACTTTAAGGGTAAAGTAGTTCTTGTCGCAGATGAACAGCACAATGAAAATCTGGAACGTCTGGCTAGGGAGCATAAAAATCTTAATGTGGTTACACCATCAGGTAAATTTTATCAACCAGCAAGTTGGAGCTATAAAACCATAGGCCAAGGTTTCGAGAAAGCAAAAGATTCAAATAAGGTCATATCCACAGACCCTGTTAGAGCTAGTGAAATACAATTTTTGAGGGCTGTACAAACCCTTTTTAATGTGCAACAAACACAGTTGCTGACGAAGCAAGAGCAGCCCAAAGTCAGTTCTTTTTTGAGTGAACTGGCCAATTCTCCCTCGCGCGGAGATGGCAGAATAACTCCGGCCGCAAAGAGCTTGAAAAAAGAGAACAAACCCAAAATGAAACGTGCATGGAAATAA
- the corA gene encoding magnesium/cobalt transporter CorA, producing MHLNTKDILSVSRSLTGFAKKRKEDIGLAPDDISFRGERKMDQVVLRMVDYDAKDFKEETIGDIQTVLEHRKNASVTWFNIDGLHDTNVIENIAEGFDFDKLVLAEVMDVHARPKVHDFSNCILLSIKMLQQDEQSGRISVENLSLIITDSVLLSFQERRGDVFEPVRERIRTQKKRIRNGGTDYLTFALLDIVIDNYIYIIGLLGEKIETLEENLLTEPKKSVIDEIYTYKRKLNFLRKNITPAKEMILSLSKVESEVIKESTQVHFKELLDNINQAVDASETYRDILSDQLNIYHTTISTKLNDIMKFLTIFSVIFIPLTFIAGIYGTNFEVVPELKYEYSYFIMWGVMIVVAIGMLLYFKKRKWL from the coding sequence ATGCATTTAAACACAAAGGATATATTATCGGTTTCCCGCAGCCTAACGGGATTTGCAAAAAAACGGAAAGAGGATATCGGTCTCGCACCGGATGATATTTCGTTTCGTGGAGAGCGAAAAATGGATCAAGTCGTGCTGCGTATGGTCGATTATGACGCCAAAGATTTTAAGGAAGAAACTATTGGAGATATACAAACAGTCTTGGAACATCGCAAAAATGCTAGTGTTACCTGGTTCAATATCGATGGTCTTCACGATACCAATGTTATCGAGAATATAGCGGAGGGATTCGATTTTGACAAACTGGTACTTGCCGAGGTAATGGATGTGCACGCCCGACCCAAAGTACATGATTTTAGTAACTGTATTCTGCTCTCCATTAAAATGTTACAGCAAGACGAACAAAGTGGTCGTATTTCAGTGGAGAATCTCAGTTTGATCATTACTGACTCGGTGCTCCTGTCATTTCAGGAAAGAAGGGGTGATGTTTTTGAACCGGTACGTGAACGAATTCGTACTCAAAAAAAACGCATTCGCAATGGTGGCACCGACTATTTGACCTTTGCGTTGCTCGACATCGTTATCGACAATTACATATATATCATCGGTCTTTTAGGTGAAAAGATAGAGACATTGGAAGAGAATCTTTTAACAGAACCTAAAAAAAGTGTTATTGATGAAATATACACCTACAAGCGAAAATTGAATTTTCTAAGAAAGAATATTACACCGGCCAAGGAAATGATTCTGTCATTGTCGAAGGTAGAATCGGAAGTAATTAAAGAGTCTACTCAAGTGCACTTCAAAGAATTGTTGGATAACATCAACCAAGCTGTGGATGCATCGGAAACCTACCGCGACATCCTCTCGGACCAACTTAACATTTATCACACGACGATTAGCACGAAGTTGAACGATATCATGAAATTTTTGACCATTTTTTCTGTAATATTTATCCCCCTGACCTTTATCGCAGGTATTTATGGCACCAATTTCGAAGTAGTTCCGGAACTGAAATATGAGTATAGTTACTTCATTATGTGGGGCGTAATGATTGTTGTGGCGATTGGTATGCTCCTGTATTTTAAGAAGCGAAAATGGCTTTAG
- a CDS encoding O-methyltransferase has protein sequence MQDETLVTYDVFDSQDTAAVKEICKNAASGNKWCEFLYSLTKISDTPIVLEMGTNLGISGCYILEAIKNISGSRMITLEGLPQLCEISETQFALIAAKSKYDIRQGLFDDTFPVLLNEDIKFNLIFIDGNHKKDSTIDYFKNLKSKIDSSAIFVFDDINWSAGMREAWNSIKKDKDVNFAIDLNRQGIIIVDYEEKLKNITFKLHLAY, from the coding sequence ATGCAAGATGAAACTTTGGTCACCTACGATGTTTTCGACTCTCAGGATACGGCTGCGGTGAAAGAGATTTGCAAGAATGCTGCCTCTGGCAACAAATGGTGTGAATTTTTATACTCCCTGACCAAAATAAGCGATACGCCTATCGTTCTTGAGATGGGTACGAATCTTGGTATATCAGGGTGTTATATTTTAGAGGCGATCAAGAATATTTCAGGGAGCCGTATGATAACCTTGGAGGGGCTTCCCCAATTATGCGAAATTTCCGAAACCCAATTCGCCTTAATTGCAGCAAAGTCAAAGTATGATATTAGACAGGGTTTGTTCGACGATACGTTTCCCGTTCTGCTGAACGAAGACATAAAGTTCAATCTCATCTTTATCGATGGTAACCATAAAAAAGATTCGACCATTGACTACTTTAAAAATTTAAAATCGAAAATTGACTCTTCGGCGATATTCGTGTTTGATGATATCAATTGGTCGGCTGGTATGAGAGAAGCTTGGAATAGCATCAAAAAAGATAAGGATGTCAATTTTGCCATCGATCTCAATCGACAAGGAATTATTATCGTAGATTATGAGGAAAAGTTAAAAAATATCACATTTAAGCTACACCTCGCTTATTAA